A genome region from Naumovozyma castellii chromosome 5, complete genome includes the following:
- the SKT5 gene encoding Skt5p (ancestral locus Anc_7.386), with amino-acid sequence MTDNVHPYKRHLIQEQHIPYGMNNNSVPNLSRGNTETFEYQGSPDQSYTRVKNSTERRSVSPIRTAKSVPPPSLNPDEKQTKNDPLSEKQPPPINPYGGHSKQGSVTSSQDSAVENGQANNSTTSLNSNMAHKIRSRSVDLSHMYLLNSGADTQLTSTNESVADISHQMISRYLGDANNSSLVPRLKTIEMYRQNVKKSKDPNVLFQYAQYMLQTALTIESSSALVSDSGDGKKEDITQSDLKKQFLKEAQHYLKKLSVKGYSDAQYLLADGYASGAFGRIENKEAFSLFQAAAKHGHIESAYRTAHCFEEGLGTARDSRKALNFLKFAASRNHPSAMYKLGLYSFYGRMGLPTDVSTKQNGIKWLSRAAARANELTCAAPYELAKIYQQGFLDIIIPDEKYAMELYIQAATLGHAPSATLLGQIYETGNEVVAQDTSLSVHYYTQAATQGGDPTAMLGLCAWYLLGAEPAFEKDENEAFQWALKAANIGLPKAQFTLGYFFEHGKGCEANATSAWKWYERAAKNKDTRAMNKMASREGVTKTATTAKNDKRTKHKKSKSVNTLNLFAGFDESPKVNNESNITNDEEVNNNVYQQPLNVSMSVSQSMLDDSEGDTTANKGMNTDSFLNIDGPNRAVPVDATPQLRSSTPPNLKSSRSVMKFGGKKKDKSKSKEKKDCIIM; translated from the coding sequence ATGACCGACAACGTGCATCCATACAAGAGGCATCTGATCCAAGAACAGCATATTCCCTACGGGATGAACAATAACTCAGTTCCTAATCTTAGTCGGGGGAATACTGAGACTTTTGAATATCAGGGCTCCCCAGACCAAAGTTACACAAGAGTTAAAAATAGCACAGAGAGAAGATCTGTCTCTCCTATACGAACAGCAAAGTCCGTCCCACCACCCTCTTTGAACCCTGATGAGAAGCAGACTAAAAATGATCCTCTCTCTGAAAAGCAACCACCACCAATAAATCCCTATGGCGGTCATTCCAAGCAAGGTTCTGTGACTTCGTCGCAGGATTCCGCGGTAGAAAATGGCCAAGCTAACAATTCCACCACCTCATTAAACTCTAATATGGCTCACAAGATTAGGTCACGTTCTGTGGATCTTTCACATATGTATTTACTTAATAGCGGTGCTGACACTCAATTAACATCTACTAATGAATCCGTAGCTGATATATCACATCAAATGATTAGCCGCTATCTAGGTGATGCCAATAATTCATCGTTAGTCCCAAGATTGAAGACTATTGAAATGTACCGACAAAACGTGAAGAAGTCCAAAGACCCAAATGTTTTATTCCAATACGCTCAGTACATGTTACAAACTGCATTAACCATTGAATCATCTAGCGCCTTAGTATCTGATAGTGGTGATGGGAAGAAGGAGGATATAACACAAAgtgatttgaagaaacaattcttgaaagaGGCTCAACATTATCTAAAGAAGTTAAGCGTTAAAGGTTATTCTGATGCTCAATATTTATTGGCTGATGGTTACGCATCCGGTGCCTTTGGTAGgattgaaaataaagaagcATTCAGTTTATTTCAAGCAGCAGCAAAACATGGTCACATTGAAAGTGCATATAGGACGGCTCATtgttttgaagaaggtttGGGAACAGCAAGAGATTCTCGTAAGGCTTTGAATTTCCTGAAATTTGCTGCTAGTAGAAATCATCCGTCAGCAATGTATAAATTAGgattatattctttctaTGGGAGAATGGGGTTACCAACGGATGTAAGCACAAAACAGAATGGTATCAAATGGCTATCAAGAGCCGCGGCAAGAGCTAATGAACTTACATGCGCCGCTCCTTATGAACTTGCAAAGATTTATCAGCAGGGGTTCTTGGATATAATTATCCcagatgaaaaatatgcGATGGAATTATATATACAGGCAGCTACTTTGGGGCACGCTCCCTCAGCAACATTGTTGGGGCAAATTTATGAAACTGGTAATGAAGTTGTAGCACAAGATACTAGTCTTTCTGTACATTATTACACACAGGCGGCTACACAAGGCGGTGATCCCACGGCAATGTTAGGTTTATGTGCTTGGTATTTATTAGGTGCCGAACCTGCctttgaaaaagatgaaaatgaagcATTTCAATGGGCTCTTAAAGCTGCTAATATAGGTCTACCAAAGGCCCAATTTACGTTAGGGTATTTCTTTGAACATGGGAAAGGCTGTGAAGCAAACGCTACTAGTGCCTGGAAATGGTATGAAAGAGCTGCAAAGAATAAAGACACACGTGCCATGAATAAAATGGCCTCAAGGGAAGGAGTGACAAAGACtgcaacaacagcaaaaAATGATAAGCGTACTAAACATAAAAAATCCAAAAGTGTTAACACTTTAAACCTTTTTGCAGGTTTTGATGAAAGTCCTAAAGTTAATAATGAATCGAATATTACAAACGACGAAGAAgtcaataataatgtgTACCAACAGCCATTAAATGTTTCTATGTCTGTATCACAAAGCATGCTTGATGACTCTGAAGGGGATACTACAGCAAATAAAGGTATGAATACagattcatttttaaaCATTGATGGTCCTAATAGAGCGGTGCCTGTTGATGCCACACCACAATTGAGGTCATCAACACCTCCAAATCTGAAATCCTCGAGAAGCGTTATGAAGTTTGGTGGTAAGAAGAAAGACAAGAGTAAATctaaagagaagaaagattGCATAATCATGTAA
- the YEL1 gene encoding Arf family guanine nucleotide exchange factor YEL1 (ancestral locus Anc_7.384): MSASSAETHVGSYKPLGYTLNVHSKYSPLIATKSSASSIPTLPESPNSRNTRDFISSNSEDDAESGGVATGFHTVSTLGNSMEFGDLDVSYQIAADLLQGTISDISYTEYANFLGLPENHRILQNFVYLLRPLPLSLLSVLQKLSSNIYFIAEAQNIDRILEETSKQWVRCHPDTIWGNNYKLCHIVLFSLLILNSDLHNDCQLTKFSSDSFIHNTIYALTKEDQCKNIDLDKVQPQLEHELLSYYEALKYSSLPLFSRQNSSVETVATGKKSHTLRHGSQVSIPIERTPSRSTSMYSGHSLVKESQTTSNWKFHHNKTLPKLYREEPIDFQISSSVPKIWCMDNIIDISAKNDQVNIAIKKSQSSSTLSQSSSASDSNRRHHKSIFGWLRIGGKHHSIFDEKKNQLTFLDKNDSQWSNARVCIYEGRIFIFKLKEKTNKGISNAIEKGDLNDLESFKNLSSSYYVYNLFESVADLVQDNVVTNCNRSRTSLTAKGNFNVTFPAALNGKKNVLEFQTPTIQEANDYVACINFWAARLSPIPYAQFEIVSNEEYGWGDRLLNKTSSVNNNVRLSSWKPLLSLDLLHDDLDSFTGNLDFETQLAQLKDFVDHLEDLIDRHNNIKPKLVAKWNDTRYFEKVMDNWNEKYLYMNYQYDKRIKYLRALQAVKTIVDQ; the protein is encoded by the coding sequence ATGTCCGCTAGCAGTGCTGAAACTCATGTCGGCTCCTATAAGCCACTGGGTTATACCCTTAACGTCCATTCCAAGTATTCGCCACTGATAGCAACAAAATCCAGTGCTTCCTCAATCCCCACACTGCCTGAGTCTCCCAACTCGAGAAACACTCGCGACTTCATTAGTTCCAACTCTGAAGACGACGCTGAAAGTGGTGGTGTTGCTACTGGTTTCCACACCGTGTCCACTTTAGGCAATTCTATGGAGTTCGGCGACCTTGACGTTTCATACCAAATAGCAGCTGACCTTTTACAGGGGACCATCTCAGACATCTCCTACACTGAATATGCCAACTTTCTTGGCCTGCCAGAGAATCATAGGATATTACAAAATTTTGTCTATTTATTAAGGCCCTTACCCTTATCGTTGTTATCCGTATTGCAAAAGCTATCAAGTAACATTTACTTTATTGCAGAAGcacaaaatattgatagGATCCTAGAGGAGACCAGTAAACAATGGGTACGATGCCATCCCGATACTATATGGGGTAATAATTATAAGCTGTGCCATATTGTGCTATTTTCGTTACTAATTTTGAATTCCGATTTACATAATGATTGTCAATTGACCAAGTTCTCGTCAGATTCATTTATTCACAACACCATCTATGCCCTCACAAAGGAAGATCAATGCAAAAATATAGATTTGGATAAGGTTCAGCCTCAACTTGAACACGAATTGCTTTCCTATTATGAAGCTTTGAAGTATTCTTCCTTGCCTTTATTTTCGAGACAGAATTCTAGTGTAGAGACTGTGGCCACCGGTAAGAAAAGCCATACTTTGAGACATGGCTCTCAAGTATCCATCCCCATTGAAAGAACTCCATCAAGGAGTACATCAATGTATTCTGGACATTCACTAGTAAAAGAGTCACAAACTacttcaaattggaaattccATCATAACAAGACTCTGCCAAAATTGTATCGCGAAGAACCCATTGACTTCCAAATAAGTAGCTCGGTTCCAAAGATCTGGTGTATGGACAATATAATTGACATTAGTGCAAAAAATGATCAAGTTAACATTGCCATCAAGAAATCTCAATCTTCAAGTACATTAAGTCAAAGTTCATCCGCCAGTGATAGCAACCGCCGTCATCATAAATCTATATTTGGTTGGTTACGTATAGGCGGGAAACaccattcaatatttgatgaaaaaaagaacCAATTAACATTTTTAGATAAGAATGATTCACAATGGAGTAATGCTCGTGTTTGCATTTATGAAGGCcgaatatttatatttaaacTGAAGGAGAAGACAAATAAAGGAATCTCTAATGCCATCGAAAAGGGAGATCTAAATGATCTGGaatcatttaaaaatttgTCATCGAGTTACTACGTCTATAATCTTTTTGAATCAGTTGCTGATTTAGTGCAGGATAATGTTGTTACCAATTGTAATCGATCTCGTACCTCATTGACGGCGAAAGGGAATTTTAATGTAACTTTCCCAGCTGCACTAAATGGTAAGAAAAACGTTTTGGAATTTCAAACGCCAACAATACAAGAAGCAAACGATTATGTCGCATGCATCAATTTTTGGGCAGCTAGATTATCACCAATACCGTATGcacaatttgaaattgtctCCAATGAGGAGTATGGATGGGGTGATCGTCTTCTAAATAAAACATCGTCTGTCAATAACAATGTTAGATTGAGTTCATGGAAACCGTTGCTCTCTCTTGACTTACTTCATGATGATTTGGATAGTTTCACAGGAAATCTGGATTTCGAGACTCAATTGGCACAACTCAAAGACTTTGTTGACCATTTGGAGGATTTAATTGATAGACATAACAATATTAAACCCAAGTTGGTTGCCAAATGGAATGACACTAGATATTTTGAGAAAGTTATGGATAATTGGAACGAGAAGTATCTTTATATGAACTATCAATATGacaaaagaattaaatacTTAAGGGCGTTACAAGCTGTGAAAACCATTGTTGATCAATAG
- the CMC2 gene encoding Cmc2p (ancestral locus Anc_7.382), with the protein MHPQLEAERFHSCQDLIEALDKCHHREYYKRIFGLCNNEKDALSACLKQASIDNKKKAIKVSREKRSKLDEKWKKLDEEEYGEDAILKKLLAKQVAMKNAVVENSKTTGSKD; encoded by the exons ATGCATCCACAACTTGAGGCCGAGAGATTCCATT CATGTCAAGATTTAATTGAAGCGTTAGATAAATGCCATCATAGGGAGTATTATAAAAGGATATTTGGACTCTGTAATAATGAGAAAGACGCATTATCTGCCTGTTTGAAACAGGCTAGTATAGATAACAAGAAGAAAGCTATTAAAGTAAGTAGGGAGAAAAGATCTAAACTGGATGAGAAATGGAAGAAGcttgatgaagaggagTATGGGGAGGATGCtatattgaagaagctgTTAGCGAAACAGGTAGCTATGAAGAACGCTGTAGtggaaaattcaaagaCTACGGGATCCAAGGACTAA
- the IAI11 gene encoding Iai11p (ancestral locus Anc_7.381), whose protein sequence is MEPVRYKERRKQQMVRFFSATAITLLFTRLLMKRLQVPRYEPGMFQLNHKVPPRTDMKNDIMKAGILTTGMVGGLFSMGLYGYCWTKNISTIRDFRGNLNG, encoded by the exons ATGGAACCAGTTCGATATAAAGAAAGGAGGAAACAGCAGATGGTGCGGTTCTTCTCTGCTACTGCCATCACTTTACTTTTCACCAGATTACTAATGAAGAGGTTGCAAGTACCGCGAT ATGAGCCTGGTATGTTCCAATTGAACCATAAGGTGCCCCCAAGAACAGATATGAAGAACGACATTATGAAAGCTGGGATACTGACCACGGGGATGGTTGGCGGTCTTTTCAGCATGGGACTTTATGGATACTGTTGGACTAAAAATATCTCTACAATAAGGGACTTCAGAGGGAATCTCAACGGGTAG
- the SHP1 gene encoding protein phosphatase regulator SHP1 (ancestral locus Anc_7.377), with the protein MSSTTDEAIQQFMALTNGSHEQASQYLEQYDGDLNEAVNAFFMASSNPTPPANELPHVERDVSERSNPLFGGARETSRESTPGSNSGSANKDNKFMSFSDMVREQADEDDEDETHRNTFAGGETSGLEVTDPNRNDNNNANSLIKDLLEKARRGGERLAKGGDMDDEEEENKHHFIGKGYRLGSTVDTPSQVVEDNSERSESKGKGRVSREITFWKEGFQVGDGPLFRYDDPANSFYLKELNQGRAPLQLLDVEFGQEVDVNVYKKLDESYKPPKRQLGGFHGSGQRLGSPIPGDSQRSSVEFTATENKSNTVSPVEHEKPKGNTSVQIRYASGKREVLRCNSTDKVQIIFDHVKANTQDTSRSFTLNHAFPVKPIQDLNSTLQEADLVNAVVVQRWV; encoded by the coding sequence ATGTCCAGCACAACAGATGAAGCCATCCAACAATTTATGGCGTTGACCAACGGATCACATGAACAAGCATCACAATATCTAGAACAATACGACGGAGATCTCAATGAGGCTGTTAATGCCTTCTTCATGGCATCATCCAACCCTACTCCACCAGCCAATGAACTTCCTCATGTCGAGAGGGATGTATCTGAAAGATCAAATCCTTTGTTTGGTGGTGCTAGAGAGACTTCAAGGGAATCTACACCTGGTTCTAACAGTGGTAGTGCTAACAAGGATAACAAATTTATGAGTTTTTCAGATATGGTGAGAGAACAAGctgatgaggatgatgaagatgagacCCATAGAAATACGTTTGCCGGTGGTGAGACTTCTGGTCTGGAAGTCACTGATCCAAACAGGAatgacaataataatgcGAACTcattaattaaagatttaCTGGAAAAAGCTAGAAGAGGCGGTGAAAGATTAGCTAAGGGAGGTGATATGGATGACgaggaagaggaaaataaGCATCATTTCATTGGTAAAGGTTATAGATTGGGTTCTACCGTGGATACACCAAGCCAAGTGGTGGAGGATAACTCCGAACGTAGTGAATCTAAGGGAAAGGGACGAGTCAGTAGAGAAATTAcattttggaaagaagGTTTCCAAGTTGGTGATGGTCCTTTATTCCGTTATGATGATCCTGCTAATAGTTTCTATTTAAAGGAATTAAATCAAGGCAGAGCTCCTTTACAATTGTTAGATGTCGAATTCGGCCAAGAAGTTGACGTTAACGTTtataaaaaattggatgaatCATATAAACCACCAAAAAGGCAATTGGGTGGATTTCATGGAAGTGGACAAAGACTGGGGTCACCTATCCCTGGCGATTCTCAAAGGTCAAGTGTGGAATTTACCGCGactgaaaataaatcaaatacAGTTTCTCCAGTGGAACATGAAAAACCCAAGGGTAATACATCTGTACAAATTAGATATGCAAGTGGTAAGAGAGAAGTACTACGTTGTAACTCCACAGATAAAGTCCAGATTATTTTCGATCATGTTAAAGCAAACACACAGGATACCAGTAGATCTTTCACTTTAAACCATGCGTTCCCAGTAAAGCCTATTCAGGACTTGAATTCCACTTTACAAGAAGCAGATCTGGTAAACGCAGTAGTCGTTCAAAGATGGGTTTAG
- the PTH2 gene encoding aminoacyl-tRNA hydrolase (ancestral locus Anc_7.376): protein MQHFNANIPLLFGIATISLTTGYYLGQISPSLGRKDKIQEILQNCKEKATLEQQQYEEANSEENNNNHNDTNSSDLDEENTDSEEDEDIESLSLNDIPGEVRMALVIRQDLGMTKGKIAAQCCHAALACYRKIATDPKKVSYNPAMTQRWLMGGQAKITLKCPDKETMDELYAKAISLGVNASVIHDAGRTQIAAGSATVLGVGPAPKAVLDQITGELKLY, encoded by the coding sequence ATGCAACATTTTAACGCTAACATCCCACtattatttggaattgCCACAATCTCTTTAACGACAGGTTATTATTTAGGCCAAATATCACCATCTCTGGGTAGAAAGGATAAGATTCAAGAGATTCTACAAAACTGTAAAGAAAAGGCCACTCTTGAACAACAGCAATATGAAGAAGCtaattctgaagaaaacaacaataatcaTAATGACACAAACTCTAGTGATTTAGATGAGGAAAACACAGATTcagaagaggatgaagacATTGAGTCGTTAtctttgaatgatattCCGGGCGAAGTTAGAATGGCATTAGTCATTCGTCAAGATCTGGGGATGACAAAGGGAAAAATTGCAGCTCAGTGTTGTCATGCGGCATTGGCTTGTTACAGAAAGATTGCTACGGATCCAAAAAAAGTTTCATATAATCCTGCAATGACTCAGAGATGGCTTATGGGAGGACAAGCTAAGATCACTTTGAAATGTCCCGATAAGGAGACCATGGATGAATTATATGCCAAGGCTATATCATTGGGTGTGAATGCTAGTGTCATTCATGATGCTGGGAGAACTCAAATTGCAGCAGGAAGTGCAACAGTTCTTGGCGTGGGTCCTGCACCAAAGGCTGTCTTAGATCAAATAACAGGCgaattgaaattgtatTAG
- the NCAS0E02710 gene encoding uncharacterized protein, with translation MKKFMDAEEENQGDFSEYTCDCERSKLLSCHEEHNRFVDAKNKGNSRRPIKDISNLRYQRLRLSNEKPKKLLLLETSTKKNNHIFASVDNNIQKREELLTGFFSKNGSNQKENKNEMGVAFKPIENGNSNSPIRMSSLMASWKQQELKNKNFKTAEESEEYHQVKFQWPKGESANYGKTHENQAIKGIKSSQYSNCQQDDGFRKIKGPENTRSSTKNINNQSNLFTFSKRDELHGSVNLEEVLKDRYPNCLWYKSSSNRSQR, from the coding sequence atgaagaaatttatggatgctgaagaagaaaaccAAGGAGATTTCTCGGAGTATACATGCGACTGCGAAAGGTCTAAATTACTTTCCTGTCATGAAGAACATAACAGGTTTGTTGATGCTAAAAATAAGGGCAATTCAAGAAGGCCCATTAAGGATATAAGCAATTTAAGATACCAGAGATTAAGGTTATCGAACGAGAAACCCAAAAAATTACTCCTATTGGAGACTTCcacaaagaaaaataatcatATCTTTGCCAGTGtggataataatattcagAAACgtgaagaattattgacCGGTTTTTTTAGCAAGAATGGAAGCAATCAAAAAgagaataaaaatgaaatgggAGTGGCATTCAAaccaattgaaaatggaaattcGAATTCTCCCATAAGGATGTCTTCTTTGATGGCATCATGGAAACAACAAgagttgaaaaataaaaacttCAAAACTGctgaagaaagtgaagaatACCATCAGGTAAAGTTTCAATGGCCTAAAGGAGAGAGTGCAAACTATGGAAAAACACATGAAAATCAGGCCATTAAAGGAATTAAAAGTAGCCAATATTCGAATTGTCAACAGGATGATGGATTCCGTAAAATAAAAGGGCCAGAAAACACAAGAAGTTCCaccaaaaatataaacaatCAAAGCAACCTATttacattttcaaaaagagATGAACTGCACGGAAGTGTGAATCTTGAGGAGGTTCTGAAAGACCGCTATCCCAATTGCTTATGGTATAAATCATCCTCGAACCGATCACAGCGTTAG